In Pseudomonadota bacterium, the genomic window GTAGTGGGCCATACCCGCGCCGAGGCACCCTCTCGCCTCGCCGAGATCGCACGCGCGGCCGTAGAGCGCGGTCGATCGGGCGGGATCCTTCGCGACGATCTCGTCGCTCGCGAGCATGGCGGCCAGGTTGAAGCAGCCGACGCCGTTCTCGAGGTCGCACGCCTTCTGCAGGAGCGGGACCGCCACGGCCCCGTTCTTCGCGAGCAGCGCGTTCACGCCCATGTTGTTGCAGTCGTCCCGGTTCGCGCACTCGGGCACCTCGGCCCCGGCCTCGCCCGCCGGGGATGGGGCGGGAGCGGGCTCGTTTGCCGCGGCCGTGTCGCCCGGCTGGGCAGGAGGCTCGGGCGGGGGCTCGGAAGGGGGAAGCGGCGCACCGCCGCAGCCGAGGAGGACGATCGCGAAGAGTGCGAGGAGGGCGCGTTTCATTGGGGGGTCCTTTCCCTTGGGTTGCGGACAACGAGGAGACGACCTTAACACGGAAACGGCGGGCCGGCTTCAGAGAGGAGGTGGCTGGAACGTGCCGCCGGTCGCGGCGGCGAGCTTCGCGAACAGGGCGTCGCCCGCCTCGGTGAAGCTCCTGTAGGAGTCGGTCAGCTCGATCTGCAGGAGCGGCGCCGAGCTGTCGAGCGAGAACATCCACGCGCTGCACCCGAAGATCGGGTAGTCGTCGGTGCCCTCCTTGCAGCGGTAGGCGACGACGTACCGGGTCGCCGCGGCGGTCGGCAGGATCAGATCGGCGAGCCGGTCGTCGTAGCCCCAGGCGTCGCGGTCGTCGATCCAGCGGCGCCGCTCGAACGCCCGCGAGAGCGCCGAGCCGATGTGCAGCTCCTTCGCCGGGGCGTACGGCCGCAGATGCATCCACTCCACGGGGGAGAAGTCGACGTTCGACGCCGGCGAGCTCTCGATGAAGACGGGCGGCGGGTTCAGCCCTGCCGCGGTAGCGGGCAGCGCCGGCCGGTTCGGCGCGTCGATCCATGTCGCGATCGCCGCGTACTGCTGCCTGCGGGCGTCGAGGTGCGCCGAGTAGCGCGCGAGGAGGTCGCGGTTCGTCGGCTGCGAGGTGGCGAGGGCGCCGAGCCCGATCCCGACCGCGAGCCCGATCGACGCGAGGATCGACGGCTTGAGGAGCCCGAGGTCGGTCTCGAACCGCGCCGGGCGGATGCGCAGCGCCGCGATGATCCCGATCGCGACGAGGAGGGCGCCGGGGACGAGGAAGCCGAACCCCGTGTCGGACACTGGGCTGAACGGCGTCCCGTCGCTGTCAGCGGGGTTGAGGAACGGCTTGAGGAAGACGAGGCCGCCGGCCGCGAAGGAGAGGAGGATCGCGTACAGCCGCCGCTTGTAGGCGAGCGCGAAGAGCGTGGCGATCGCCGCGGCGATGCTCCACCCGATCGCCGTCTCCTGCACGGGCCAGCGCCGGAAGACGGTCCACGTCCCGACGAGCGACAGTCCGGCGAGGAGCCCTGCCGGCAGCGGGAAGTACCTGCGCACGACCTTCGCGAAGATGGTCGGCGGCAGCGCCTGCTCCTCGATCGACTTGAGCCGATCGGGATCCGCCGCGAGCTCGGGGAGCGAGCCGAGCACGACCGACGCGCCGCAGTAGCCGCAGATCACCGAGCCGCGATCGACCCGCTTCAGGGAGAGCGGCGCGCCGCAGATCGGGCACTCGGGGGAGTATGTCGTGTCGGTCGTCATGCCGCCGGAACCGACGCTAGAACTCGACGACCGCGCCGGCCTGCGCCGGTCCGAGGATGGGGCGGAACGAGACGGCGTTCTCCTCGCGGTCGGCCTTGTCGCGCCTGGCCGCGACGATCCACCAGATCGTGCCGACGATCGCGAACGCCGCGCCGCCGAACATCAGGACGTTCCCGGTGACGGAGTACTTGCGCACGTCCTCCGCCAGGCCGTCCATCTGATCCATGGGGTCGCCGGTCTTCCGGGCGTACTTCCAGTCGTCGTAGAGCTGGTCCGCCTCCCAGCCGAAGCCGGCGCCGACGGCGATCGCGGCGACCGAGAAGCCGACGAGGATCATCGGCCCGACGTGCAGCCGCGTGTCGACCTCGAGGCGCCGCGCCGGGCCGTCGCCGGACGGTGCCGCCGCCTCGGCGCTGGCAGTCGCGGCGGCGGACGCGAGCGCGGCGAAGAGGAGCAGGGACGAGAAACGGATCATCGCGGGAACCTCCGTCTGCCGCTGTGGTAACGCCGCGCGGTCCGCTGCGCAAGGATCGATTTCGGGCCGCTCAGAGAATTTCCTTGGCCCGGGCGACGACGTTGTCGACCGTGAAGCCGAACCGCTCGAGGCACTCCTCGCCGGGCGCGGAGGCGCCGAACCTGTCGAGGCCGATCACCGCGCCGCGGTCGCCGACCCACCGGGCCCAGCCGGAGGTCGATCCCGCCTCGACGGCGAGCCGCGCGGTCACCGCCGCCGGGAGGACCGACTCGCGGTAGGCGGCGTCGGCCGCCTCGAACAGCTCGAACGACGGCATGGAGACGACGCGGACCGCGATCCCCTCGGCGCGCAGTTTCTCCGCCGCGGCCGCGCACAGGCCGAGCTCGGCGCCGGTCCCGATGAGGACGAGCCGCGGGACGCCCTCGCCGCCGGAGACGACGTACGCGCCCTTCTGCACGCTCAGCGCCGACGTCCCGTGCAGGTTCGGCACGTCCTGGCGGGAGAGGGCGAGCAGGGTCGGGCCGTTCCGGCGCGCCACCGCGACCGCGTAGGCGCCGGAGGTCTCGTTGCCGTCCGCGGGCCGGATCACGACGAGCTCTGGGATCAGCCTAAGCGACGCGACGTGCTCGACCGGCTGGTGCGTGGGCCCGTCCTCGCCGACGGCGATCGAGTCGTGCGTCATCGCGTAGATCACGCCGGCCCGGGAGAGCGCCGACACGCGGATCGCGGCGCGCATGTAGTCCGCGAACACGAGGAACGTCGCGCAGTACGGCACGAGCCCCGAGCCGTGCAGCGCGATCCCGTTGCAGATCGCGCCCATCGCGTGCTCCCGGACGCCGAAGCGCAGGTTGCGCCCTTCGCGGCTCGAGGCCGAGAAGTCCGTGGATCCCTTGAGCAGCGTCTTGTTCGACGGCGCGAGATCCGCGGAGCCGCCGATGAGGCCCGGGACGACCTTCGCGAGCGCGTTCAGGCACGTCCCGGAGTGGGAGCGCGTCGCGGCGCCCTTGTCGCCGGATCCGTAGGAAGGCAGCGCGGCCGCGAGATCGTCGGGAACCTTGCCGGAGACGAGCGCCGCGAACGCCGCGGCGTCCTCGGGGAACCGCTCGCCGTGCTCGGCGACGACCCCGCGCCACTCCCGCTCGAGCGCCTCGCCGTGCGCGACCGCGTCGAGCATGTGCGCGCGGACGTCGTCGGGGATGGAGAACGGCTCGTGCTCCCACCCGAGCGCCGTCCGGGCGGCG contains:
- the tkt gene encoding transketolase; protein product: MKGSATNRELDARCVNAIRFLAVDAIQRANSGHPGLPMGAAPTAYVLWRRFLRHNPKNPRWLNRDRFVLSAGHGSMLAYALLHLTGYESMPMSEIQRFRQWGSRAPGHPENAVTPGIEVTTGPLGQGIANAVGMAIAEAHLAARFNRPDLPLVDHRTFALLGDGCMMEGISHEACSLAGHLKLGKLVALYDDNRITIDGPTSLAFTEDVTRRFEAYGWRVLSVADGDRDLGAIEAALDAATRDDGRPTLIRVRTTIGFGAPKKANTADAHGSPLGAAEIAAARTALGWEHEPFSIPDDVRAHMLDAVAHGEALEREWRGVVAEHGERFPEDAAAFAALVSGKVPDDLAAALPSYGSGDKGAATRSHSGTCLNALAKVVPGLIGGSADLAPSNKTLLKGSTDFSASSREGRNLRFGVREHAMGAICNGIALHGSGLVPYCATFLVFADYMRAAIRVSALSRAGVIYAMTHDSIAVGEDGPTHQPVEHVASLRLIPELVVIRPADGNETSGAYAVAVARRNGPTLLALSRQDVPNLHGTSALSVQKGAYVVSGGEGVPRLVLIGTGAELGLCAAAAEKLRAEGIAVRVVSMPSFELFEAADAAYRESVLPAAVTARLAVEAGSTSGWARWVGDRGAVIGLDRFGASAPGEECLERFGFTVDNVVARAKEIL